The Gossypium hirsutum isolate 1008001.06 chromosome A03, Gossypium_hirsutum_v2.1, whole genome shotgun sequence genome contains the following window.
CCAATGTGTATTTTAGCCTTGACATGACTCCAAATTATTAGAGGTTTTTTGTAAGATGGCCTATCAGCCTAAGCTCGAAAGCCCACCTGAAAAATGAGATGGTTTGAACAAAAATATGAGACTTGAAAAATGGGCTTGCTCAAATTTAAAGCTTATTTTCTATATGGCTCAGACCTTGGGCAAAAACTTTTTAGCCCGAGCTCGGCCTAGCCTAgggatattatattataaaaaattatattaattatatatgttaagtaataattatatatttatattgaatcactaatccaataacaattaaacccattatcctaaattaaaaaaaatcaattcaattaaataatttaacccgaatataaaaatttaatataataaaacatttattatttctattttagtgtGTTTTAATATCATAAAAcgcttattatattattttttaatataaatatttttttattggtaGGGACAGAAATCTGtagttcaaatttcaaaactaCTACAATTAGCAGAATCATTGCATGCTTCAAAATTTGGCTAACATCACCATGCAGCACTTGCGGAATTTCATGAGGAGGTGATCTGAAGGTCCTCGCACCCAATGACCTGTGTACACATGCTAAACCCTTACTAGCCAGTCCATCTTTCTtcctaaataaaattttcaaaataatattcaatataaaaaacatttattatatttatttttagtatttttatatatttatatttgtgtttttaatataaatatctttttagtgtattatattttttaaaatttatttttatataaaaaattaattcaaaaaaattaaacatggaCAAATCAAGGTGAGTCTGagtttatctttttttaatttgggtCGCCAAGTTAGAGTTTAGAAATTTAGACTTGATGTCTTGCATGGGTCAGGTCTAACACTACCCACAAACAAATCTACAAAATGATGCCCCAAGTTCTCATTTCGTAATGAGACATTGGGAAgagtttaaaatgaattttaacacataaaaaatgTTAGAATGATATGTGAAAATTGAAGGTTGattttgaatttagatttaaCAATTTTCTTACTCAAATctaaaaaattgcattttgagtTCTCGTAGTGCTTCAAAAGATTTCATATATACTAGTTTTAGAAAATAATGATAAGTGATTTTAAAGTGTGTTTAAATTTATGTAAATGTTAAATTCTGTTCATGAAAATTTGTTGGTAAAATATCTTTTTAcgaaattgagtaaattggtcTCTCTAAAAAAATTTAGAGCAATTTAATCTCAATCAATTTCGAAAGTAAGCAACTAAAGACAATTAATCATGGCATTAATGTCTGTCATCAATtatacatgattttgattggtataattataaatttaaccttcgatgtttacatattttgttattttaatcttaattttaattataaatttagctTCGACATTTACACAAATGTTACGTGATATATTTGTTAAATTAGGACCAAATGGACAAAATGTTTAAactttgaggactaaatttacTATTACACCAATCTAAATCATGTACAAGTGACATAAAACATTAACATCATGATTAATATTCCTTAATTGCTCACTTTCGAaattaatagggactaaattgttttgaattttattttctcaaatttgaaattgagaGAACCGGAGAGCCTTTTTTCCAAATTTGTTATATGGGCAAATATTGATTTTTGATATAGGTACATCTTGTTAAAGTGATCGTTTTGTCAATGTGACATCATTTATTCGTATCATTTATTCGTACTAATCATCAAGATGTATAAAGGGAGTTACATTTAAGGATTCGGATTCAAATATTGTTGATTTCTTACCCACAAATATTACAATTATTCTATGGGTAAACTACATccaatgtcactaaattattaataagtttacgttttggtcactcaactttaaaaagttataaaacgatcattgaactatttaaaagttttcatttaagcccTTGGGCTGTTAAAATCGttaaaaaacttaacaacccaatggcttaaaaaaaactttcgaatagttcgttggcttaaatgaaaactttcgaatagttcaatggacctttttgtaactttttgaagtttagtgaccaaaatgtaaacctACTAATAGTTTAGCAACttttggtgtagtttacccttatttaTTTAGACCAAACATAAATCCAACTTACCGATAACCCGATGTCCGAACAAATGTAACATTGTTTTAGCACGGAAAGTTGGATTAAAGTCTACCTTACATGTCAACAACAGACATTCATTCCCATTACTTGGAAACACAATCCAGAGAACAACCAAAGAAAGATGGGGGATGAAGTAGATTCTACATCTGCAACGGGTTTCATTTTGGGTGATGAATTTGCTCTTGAGAATTATtatattggttttggtttaatGGAGGATCAAGACGATCACGTCCCATTTCCCTTGTTGACTAATCAAGAGCCTCATCAGCCATTGACGTCTCTCGATCGAGAATGCAATAACAACGGCGCCGCCCTTCATGGCTCTAGTGATCGCTGCTCCGCCGTCTCGGGGCCTCTCAGTTTCACCACTACTCACGGCCCTGACCTCGACGACCAGCAGTTGACTCTCCCTGGCATCGCTGAAATCGCAATTACTCAGCACCACCAGCAACATGGCCAGGTCAGCTTTTTCATGTATTTTTTGACATAATCAACTGATCAAACATATAAACTGGTATTGTTTCCTAGCCTATGTTACTCGGATTAAGTGTAAGTGTCAAATACGGATGGGAAGGATGCTTGGAGCTCATAACCTGGTTCCCATGTGTTAGAGCAAAGTTGCTTTCGTTCCCCCATTTATGGTCAAATGAAGGCACTGATGATAGCTTGGAAATATTTGAATCTGTGCTGTGACAGTTTTAATTCATTAGAAATCATGaatttgtaattatatatttcatttgtttaacAGAAGATGGAGAACTCAGCGAAACATCAATTGAGTTGTGGCACTCATTCTTCATCGTTAGACAGTGATGGCTATGATACCGCGTCGTCGGAGAGTGTCTGGGATGAGATGCTGCAACAATCGAAATTGAAAATTGATCACCAAATTAGTATTCAAGCACCACAACTTGGGATGGAGTTTTCTTCCGAGGAGGATGCATACCAGTTCTACAAAGACTATGCTAAGGCAACTGGTTTCTCTGTGAGGAAAGGAAAGTATCAATGGTCGTCAAATGGAACAGCTAGGAAACGAACCTTTCTATGTTCGAACGAGGGGTTCCGGTTGAGAAAAACTAACAGCAGTGCACTAAGGTATAGAAGGAAAGAAACTAGAACTGGATGCGGAGCCATGGTTCAAATCACAAACGAAACTGAGAAATGGATGATCTCCCGCTTTGTTCTCGAACACAATCATAGCCTTGTCGAAGGTTCATACACTCGCAACCGGCAGGCCTTGGAAGATCATTGGACAAAGCGCACAATGGGGAAAACCCGAATGGCATAAAAGGCAGGGGGTGCAATTTGTGCAAAAGTTCGCAACGCAGATTTTAGTAGCCACTTGAGTTATCTGAACCAATGTAATCTAAACCCTGAAGATATCCAGGGTTTAATCAACTACTTCAAGCAACAGCAGCTCGAGGATCTTTCCTTCTTCTACACATTGCAAGTCGATGCAAAAAGCAGCCTCAGGAGTTTCATTTGGAGGGATGGCAGATCGAAAACAGACTATCAGCACTTCGGGGATGTCGTAGTTCTGGATACCACATTTCGAGTCGGGTCAGAAGGTATGATTTGTGCACCACTTTTAGGGCTTAACCATCATCGGCAGTATGTCTTGTTGGGCTGTGCTTTGCTGCTTGATGAAAGCTTGGATTCTTTTATGTGGTTGTTTGGGACTTTAATGGCAGCAATGGATGGTCTTCAACCAAAGACAATTTTAACTAATGAGTGTCAAGCAATGGCTGATGCAATAAAGGAAGTGTTACCTGATACACAAAATCATCTTGGCATGTGGTACATTCAACAAACTATTGAGGAATATCTTCCTGAACCTCATCAGCAGTCTGCATTCAGAAACCTTCTCGATAAATGCATCTTCGATTGCCAGTCCGAGGAAGAATTTGATATGTTGTGGAATTCTCTAGTGGATCAATACAAGCTGCATGAAAACGAACGCCTCAAAACCCTATACATGTTGAGGAAGAAATGGTCTCCTGTCTTTGCCGGAAGTACTTTCTTTGCTGGCATACAATCAGCAGATGGTTGCAAGGCCATTAGAACCATTTTCCAGAGCTTGATGAAAGAAAACATGACTCTGCTGAAGTTTGCTCATCGATATCAAACAGTAGCAAAGGAACAACGTATAAAAGAAATCGATGATGACTTATGCTGCAAGAAAATGTCTCCATTGATGATTCTAAAAGGCAGCATCTTGGAGAAACAAGCTGCAGATGTCTATACTTGTACCATTTTCAAACTGTTCCAAGATGAGTTACGCGGATGCCTATCTGTGGCAATCGAGGACATGGGGAAAACTGGCACCGTTGCTTCATTCAATCTGAAAGAGGAAGGTCAAAAGGACAACATTGTCAAGTTTTGTGATTCTTCGAATCAAATCACTTGCAGTTGCAAAAAATACGAATCTATGGGCATCTTATGTGTTCATATTCTTAAGGTATTGAATGCCAAAAATGTCTTCAAGTTACCTTCTCAGTACATATTGAAGAGATGGGCCAAATCTGCCACAGATGGGAATGTTTTGAATCGTCAAAAGTCACTGAAAGTGAAGAAACTAATGCAAAAAGCTCTACATGTCATTACCAAAAGCCTTGCTTCTGAAGATAGCTATAAGATAGTTGAGGATTCTCTGGACATAGTATTGGGAAAGGTCGAAAATGTTTTGAAAACCAAACATGATGGACACCGGGAAAAAGCAAAAGACGTTGAAATTCTTAACTCTTGTAATGAAGGTTTGGAAACTCAAACTGTGCTGTCTGCTCCACCGTTTCAAAAAGAAGCAGCAGAACATAGAATGAGAAGTAAATCAAAGAGAAAGCTCGAAGATGATGTGAGTGAGATAAGCTGCAAATCTATGGATGATTGTGTTCTCCATAGTTATCCTCCTAGAAAAGCAACTAAAGGTAAGAAATGTTATATTCTACGCCGCTCCAACTCTTCATTTTGGTTCAAGTACCCATTTCCAACATTGGATGATCTATCTGTCACTTGATTAGGAGAAAATAATGGAGCAAGGGCAGTATCTAGCCACTCGTATTTTGCATGGGATTTTTTGCAACAACCTGCCTGCATTTCACCCCGACCTCCATTGCCTTCACCGTCAACTGTCCACCAGTTCAAAGGTTTTAGCAAGCCTATGGGTAATTTTCAGGTAAAAAGACGAAGTACTATATAAATTGTTAATTAGCCGTAGAGGATATGCACTAAATTTCTAGTGTTTAGCAAGTAGTTTATCTCAGAGAccattatatgttttaattgtcATGAGGCATTCAGACTACAGAGCTATGTACGTGCTTGTCCATCATGATTTTGGACATAGGTACGGGGATATTGCATTGAACTTTATATTCAACGAGAA
Protein-coding sequences here:
- the LOC107886132 gene encoding protein FAR-RED IMPAIRED RESPONSE 1, translating into MICAPLLGLNHHRQYVLLGCALLLDESLDSFMWLFGTLMAAMDGLQPKTILTNECQAMADAIKEVLPDTQNHLGMWYIQQTIEEYLPEPHQQSAFRNLLDKCIFDCQSEEEFDMLWNSLVDQYKLHENERLKTLYMLRKKWSPVFAGSTFFAGIQSADGCKAIRTIFQSLMKENMTLLKFAHRYQTVAKEQRIKEIDDDLCCKKMSPLMILKGSILEKQAADVYTCTIFKLFQDELRGCLSVAIEDMGKTGTVASFNLKEEGQKDNIVKFCDSSNQITCSCKKYESMGILCVHILKVLNAKNVFKLPSQYILKRWAKSATDGNVLNRQKSLKVKKLMQKALHVITKSLASEDSYKIVEDSLDIVLGKVENVLKTKHDGHREKAKDVEILNSCNEGLETQTVLSAPPFQKEAAEHRMRSKSKRKLEDDVSEISCKSMDDCVLHSYPPRKATKGENNGARAVSSHSYFAWDFLQQPACISPRPPLPSPSTVHQFKGFSKPMGNFQERKKQAQDVPVSRREMETMEMTIMARMKEMQEGILMAINETMKS